A window of Haliscomenobacter hydrossis DSM 1100 contains these coding sequences:
- a CDS encoding biotin--[acetyl-CoA-carboxylase] ligase: MQQQNTLFIGKVLLHHEELPSTNTYAQELIAKSKPIEGTVISTFRQPQGRGQVGSKWESEPDKNLTLSIILYPDFLPPQQNFALNKAVALAVRHFIAELVQLQPVWIKWPNDIYVGTRKICGILIQNSLNRTTLASTIVGIGVNVNQTIFSKDIPNPSSLQLENGKEYDLPTLIPLLCHHVEAMYLRLKSGQFANLDAEYLQHLYRYQQPTLFQRSNGEVFWGSISGISETGKLLIRVEEGGEEAFELKQVSISGFEGS, encoded by the coding sequence TTGCAACAGCAAAACACACTTTTTATCGGAAAGGTTCTCCTACATCATGAAGAATTGCCTTCAACCAATACTTATGCCCAGGAATTGATAGCAAAAAGCAAGCCAATTGAAGGAACTGTCATTTCGACCTTTCGCCAACCCCAGGGGCGTGGCCAGGTTGGCAGTAAATGGGAAAGTGAACCCGACAAGAACCTCACTTTAAGTATCATCCTTTATCCCGACTTTTTGCCTCCTCAGCAAAATTTTGCCTTGAACAAAGCGGTAGCCCTTGCTGTTCGCCATTTCATTGCTGAATTGGTTCAGCTACAGCCCGTTTGGATCAAGTGGCCCAACGACATTTACGTTGGGACGCGGAAAATCTGTGGTATTCTGATCCAAAATAGCCTGAACCGCACCACCCTTGCCTCCACTATTGTAGGCATTGGGGTCAATGTGAATCAGACAATTTTTTCCAAAGATATTCCTAATCCCAGCTCTTTGCAACTGGAAAATGGAAAAGAATATGATTTGCCTACACTTATCCCACTGCTTTGTCATCATGTAGAGGCGATGTACCTTCGTCTCAAATCCGGACAGTTTGCCAATTTGGACGCTGAATACCTGCAACACTTGTACCGCTACCAGCAGCCCACCCTGTTTCAACGCAGCAATGGCGAGGTCTTTTGGGGCAGCATCAGTGGCATCTCGGAGACGGGGAAGCTGTTGATCAGGGTGGAAGAAGGTGGGGAAGAGGCGTTTGAACTTAAACAAGTCAGTATATCAGGGTTCGAGGGTTCGTGA
- the rsfS gene encoding ribosome silencing factor codes for MSTQVKVKRRSKLVAEELTDLIVDSIQEIKGKNIVKLDLRLLEDAPTDFFIICEGTSTTQVKGISDNIQRRLKETGLLASHVEGERNALWICLDYFTVVVHVFYPETRHFYELEDLWGDATITQYGSL; via the coding sequence TTGAGTACGCAAGTAAAAGTCAAAAGACGCAGCAAGCTCGTTGCCGAAGAGCTAACGGATCTGATTGTTGACAGCATCCAGGAAATCAAAGGCAAAAACATTGTAAAACTTGATCTCCGCCTTTTAGAAGATGCACCCACCGATTTCTTCATCATCTGTGAAGGTACTTCTACAACTCAGGTCAAGGGTATTTCAGACAATATCCAACGGCGTTTAAAAGAAACAGGCCTATTGGCCAGTCACGTGGAAGGTGAACGCAATGCCCTCTGGATTTGTCTGGACTACTTCACCGTGGTGGTGCATGTTTTTTACCCCGAAACTCGTCATTTCTACGAATTGGAAGATTTGTGGGGCGATGCAACAATAACGCAGTACGGTAGTTTATAG
- a CDS encoding uroporphyrinogen-III synthase yields the protein MAANGQAKEETFKKVKTILVSQPKPERSPYYELEKRYNLQIDWRPFSHVEGLEAKDFRKQRIRPDEFTAIILSSKNSVDHFFRLCEEMRVKMSPETKYFCLTETIANYLQKFILYRKRKVFVGTRSIEELGAYLKKHKGEKFLLPCSNLGAKEITKFLDDMNLDWKDAIMYHTVSSDLSDLSDVTYDVLVFFSPLCIQSLYDNFPDFKQNDTRIAVYGNLTRQAVEDRGLNVNINAPAPEVPSMTKALENYLQKSNKDI from the coding sequence ATGGCAGCAAACGGACAAGCCAAGGAGGAAACTTTCAAAAAAGTAAAGACCATCCTTGTTTCGCAGCCCAAACCTGAACGCTCTCCGTACTACGAATTGGAGAAAAGGTACAACCTACAAATTGACTGGAGGCCCTTTAGCCATGTAGAGGGCCTGGAAGCAAAGGACTTTAGAAAACAGCGCATCCGTCCCGACGAATTCACTGCAATCATCCTTTCCAGCAAAAACTCAGTTGACCATTTCTTTCGCCTTTGCGAAGAAATGCGGGTAAAAATGTCACCAGAAACCAAATATTTCTGCCTGACGGAAACAATTGCAAATTACCTGCAAAAATTCATCCTGTATCGGAAACGCAAAGTATTCGTAGGTACCCGCAGCATTGAAGAATTGGGGGCTTACTTGAAAAAACACAAGGGTGAAAAGTTTTTGCTCCCTTGTTCCAATCTTGGCGCGAAGGAAATTACCAAATTTCTGGACGACATGAATCTCGATTGGAAAGATGCGATCATGTACCACACCGTGAGCTCGGACTTGTCCGACCTCAGTGACGTAACTTACGATGTACTGGTGTTCTTCAGCCCGCTGTGTATTCAGTCCCTGTACGACAATTTTCCGGATTTCAAACAAAACGATACCCGGATTGCTGTATATGGCAACCTCACCCGCCAAGCTGTAGAAGATCGGGGACTCAATGTGAACATCAACGCTCCGGCACCGGAAGTACCTTCCATGACCAAGGCTTTGGAAAATTACTTGCAAAAGTCTAACAAAGATATTTAA
- a CDS encoding sulfatase family protein, with the protein MLRRIAFICLSLLSTVFSLHAQKQQTPNVVIIYADDIGYGDFSCYYPQNKVKTPNVDKLAKESLRFTRAYCTGATCTPSRFSLLTGQYPWRQTGVSVLAGDATALIRSDRPTLASVFNAAGYQTGVVGKWHLGLGDDRGPDWNGQIQQCPNDVGFTYSYIMAATGDRVPTVYVENGRVVNLDPKDPIQVSYKEKIGNEPTGRDNPELLKMKHSHGHDFTIVNGVGRIGYMTGGQSARWIDEDMADVFTQKAVQFIQNNQTKPFLLYFATHDVHVPRVPHPRFAGKSGMGPRGDALLEFDWSVGEILQALEKNGLSKNTLVILSSDNGPVIDDGYQDQAVALLGDHKAAGPLRGGKYSIFEAGTRVPFMVKYPRKVKPGVSNALFSQVDLVASLAALIGQPSPAQARDSQNHLPALLGKDKKGRSEVLIHTQSGNSLAIVEETWKYIAPSKGPKMSAATNTELGNNPQPQLYNLKTDVYETQNVAEKYPEIRERLEKRLAELRGN; encoded by the coding sequence ATGCTCAGGAGAATCGCCTTCATTTGCCTATCCCTGCTTTCTACCGTGTTTTCCCTACACGCCCAAAAGCAACAAACGCCCAATGTGGTCATCATTTATGCCGATGACATTGGCTACGGAGATTTTAGTTGCTACTATCCCCAGAATAAGGTCAAAACGCCCAATGTAGACAAATTGGCCAAAGAGAGCTTGCGTTTCACCCGAGCCTACTGCACGGGTGCGACTTGTACACCTTCACGCTTTTCTTTGCTGACGGGGCAGTATCCCTGGCGGCAAACGGGGGTGAGTGTTCTGGCCGGGGATGCCACGGCACTCATTCGTTCAGATCGACCCACGCTGGCTTCGGTGTTTAATGCTGCGGGCTATCAAACCGGGGTGGTGGGAAAATGGCACCTGGGTTTGGGCGATGACCGTGGCCCCGATTGGAATGGGCAGATCCAGCAATGCCCCAATGACGTGGGTTTTACCTATTCCTACATCATGGCCGCCACGGGCGATCGGGTGCCCACCGTGTATGTGGAAAATGGGCGGGTCGTCAACCTCGACCCTAAAGATCCCATTCAGGTCAGCTACAAAGAAAAAATCGGCAATGAGCCCACCGGGCGCGACAATCCCGAACTGCTCAAAATGAAACATTCCCACGGCCACGATTTTACGATTGTGAATGGGGTAGGGCGCATTGGCTACATGACTGGTGGCCAATCGGCCCGCTGGATTGATGAAGACATGGCGGATGTGTTCACCCAAAAAGCCGTACAGTTTATCCAAAATAACCAGACCAAGCCCTTTCTACTCTATTTTGCCACCCACGACGTCCATGTACCGCGGGTACCCCATCCACGTTTTGCGGGCAAAAGTGGCATGGGTCCCCGGGGCGATGCTTTGCTCGAATTCGACTGGTCGGTGGGTGAAATATTGCAGGCGCTGGAAAAAAATGGCCTGAGCAAAAACACCCTGGTCATCCTCAGCAGCGACAATGGCCCGGTGATCGACGATGGTTACCAGGATCAGGCGGTGGCCTTGTTGGGTGACCATAAAGCGGCGGGACCCTTGCGGGGCGGAAAGTACAGCATTTTTGAGGCGGGAACCCGGGTTCCTTTTATGGTGAAATACCCCCGAAAAGTAAAACCGGGAGTCTCGAATGCCCTGTTTAGTCAAGTGGATTTGGTAGCTTCTTTGGCGGCCTTGATTGGCCAACCCAGTCCCGCACAAGCCCGCGATAGCCAAAATCACCTCCCTGCTTTATTGGGAAAAGACAAAAAAGGGCGCAGCGAAGTGCTCATCCATACGCAGTCCGGTAATTCCTTGGCCATCGTGGAGGAGACCTGGAAGTACATTGCCCCGAGTAAAGGCCCAAAAATGAGTGCCGCAACAAATACTGAGCTTGGCAACAACCCGCAGCCACAGTTGTACAACCTGAAAACGGATGTTTATGAAACCCAAAATGTGGCTGAGAAGTACCCGGAGATTCGGGAGAGGTTGGAAAAAAGATTGGCGGAGCTGAGGGGGAATTGA
- the ftsH gene encoding ATP-dependent zinc metalloprotease FtsH, whose protein sequence is MENNENNNKRDNGGGGGGSRFSSFWIYGIIAVIFLGLNLVAMEGSQDPLPRNRLGQMLQNGDIEKIEVINKEVAHIYLKKDALSKSEYKDAAKTTFGGDRYHYHTEIGSVETFEKYLQEKSNQEGQSLIYPIYLTKNNYLMQVLAWLLPFLLIILVWIFIMRRVGGGGGGPGGQIFNIGKSKAALFDQNSKVNITFADVAGLDEAKEEVVEVVDFLKNPKKYTALGGKIPKGVLLVGPPGTGKTLLAKAVAGEAGVPFFSISGSDFVEMFVGVGASRVRDLFKQAREKAPCIVFIDEIDAIGRARGRNNFQGGNDERENTLNQLLVEMDGFSTDKGVILMGATNRPDILDTALMRPGRFDRQISIDRPDLNGREAIFKVHLKTIKTSDDISAWALSEMTPGFAGADIANICNEAALIAARRDKKWVDMDDFNYALDRVIGGLEKKNKLISPDEKKIIAYHEAGHAVCGWYLEHASPLVKVTIVPRGIGTLGYAQYLPKEENITRTEQLLDRMCMTFGGRAAENNVFSKISTGAQNDLDQVTKMAYSMISIFGMNEKVGQVSFYGMSNESYQKPYSDETATLIDEEVRRMVNSQYERAKELLREHRNELEIIAQALLEKEVLHKSDLERLIGPRPYANEEKAKSNGHSTSEPIAPVGDHGDIVPNP, encoded by the coding sequence ATGGAAAATAACGAAAATAACAATAAGCGAGATAATGGTGGGGGCGGGGGCGGCTCTAGGTTCAGTTCATTCTGGATTTATGGCATCATCGCGGTTATCTTCTTGGGTTTAAACCTCGTGGCAATGGAAGGCTCGCAAGATCCTTTGCCCAGAAATCGTTTGGGGCAAATGCTCCAAAACGGTGACATCGAAAAGATCGAGGTGATCAACAAGGAGGTGGCTCATATTTACCTTAAGAAGGACGCCTTAAGCAAGTCTGAATACAAGGACGCTGCAAAAACGACCTTTGGCGGTGATCGTTACCATTATCATACCGAGATTGGGAGTGTAGAAACTTTTGAAAAGTATCTGCAAGAAAAGTCCAATCAAGAGGGGCAAAGCCTTATCTATCCGATCTACCTGACCAAGAACAATTACCTGATGCAGGTGTTGGCCTGGTTGCTTCCTTTTTTGCTCATCATTCTGGTCTGGATCTTCATCATGCGCCGGGTAGGTGGTGGTGGTGGTGGCCCAGGTGGTCAAATTTTCAACATTGGCAAATCAAAAGCCGCCTTGTTTGATCAAAACAGCAAGGTGAACATCACTTTTGCCGATGTGGCAGGTTTGGACGAAGCCAAAGAAGAGGTCGTGGAAGTCGTGGATTTCCTCAAAAACCCTAAAAAATATACCGCATTGGGTGGTAAAATCCCCAAAGGTGTATTGCTAGTTGGTCCTCCAGGAACAGGTAAAACCCTGCTGGCCAAAGCCGTTGCTGGTGAAGCAGGTGTACCATTCTTCTCCATCTCGGGTTCTGATTTTGTGGAAATGTTTGTAGGGGTGGGCGCCTCACGGGTGCGCGACCTTTTTAAACAAGCCCGCGAAAAAGCACCTTGTATTGTCTTCATCGACGAAATTGACGCCATTGGCCGTGCCCGTGGACGCAACAATTTCCAGGGGGGCAACGACGAACGTGAAAATACCCTCAACCAGTTGCTGGTTGAAATGGACGGGTTCAGTACCGATAAGGGCGTAATCCTGATGGGTGCGACCAACCGCCCGGATATTTTGGATACGGCGTTGATGCGGCCAGGTCGTTTTGACCGCCAAATTAGCATCGACCGCCCAGATCTCAATGGCCGTGAAGCCATCTTCAAGGTCCACCTCAAAACCATCAAAACATCTGACGACATCAGCGCTTGGGCTTTGTCGGAGATGACCCCTGGTTTTGCGGGTGCGGATATCGCCAACATCTGTAACGAGGCAGCGCTCATCGCGGCCCGCCGTGACAAGAAGTGGGTTGATATGGACGATTTCAATTACGCACTCGACCGGGTAATTGGAGGTTTGGAGAAAAAGAACAAACTCATTTCGCCGGACGAAAAGAAGATCATTGCTTACCATGAGGCTGGCCACGCGGTATGCGGTTGGTACCTGGAGCATGCTTCTCCACTGGTAAAAGTGACGATTGTGCCCCGGGGCATTGGTACCCTGGGTTATGCGCAGTATTTGCCCAAAGAAGAAAACATCACCCGCACCGAGCAATTGCTCGACCGGATGTGTATGACCTTCGGTGGCCGCGCTGCGGAAAACAACGTCTTCAGCAAAATATCTACCGGTGCTCAAAATGACCTGGATCAGGTAACCAAAATGGCTTACAGCATGATCAGCATTTTTGGCATGAACGAAAAAGTGGGCCAGGTATCATTCTATGGCATGTCCAACGAATCTTACCAAAAGCCTTACTCTGATGAGACCGCAACCCTGATTGATGAAGAGGTACGCCGCATGGTGAATTCTCAGTACGAGCGGGCCAAGGAGTTGTTGCGCGAGCACCGCAATGAACTGGAAATCATCGCACAGGCCTTATTGGAAAAAGAAGTATTGCATAAATCGGACCTGGAGCGCCTCATTGGCCCTCGTCCCTATGCAAATGAAGAAAAAGCAAAATCGAATGGACACAGCACTTCAGAGCCAATTGCACCGGTAGGTGACCATGGTGATATTGTGCCGAATCCATAG
- a CDS encoding PQQ-binding-like beta-propeller repeat protein, with protein MKRILPFSLLGLLICVLVAFLLTDVEPAGDDWPEYLGGPDRNHYSTLTDIGPDNVTKLKIAWRYFTPDSGQMQVSPIVIDGVLYGVTSSVQAFALNAATGKEIWRFGDPLKSWESTSRGVTYWRDGEDQRILYTVGPNLWALNAKTGKPISSFGDGGKVDLHTGLPEVSQKKSIVSNTPGTLFEDLIIMPLRLSEGADAAPGDIRAFNVRTGKLEWTFHTIPYPGEYGYKTFPKDAYKNTYTGAANNWAGMSIDRKRGIVYVPTGSAGFDFYGGNRKGQNLFANCLLALDARTGKRIWHYQTTHHDIWDRDLPAPPNLVTLQMGGKTIDAVAQISKQGFVFVFDRVTGKPLFPINEVPVAPSDLKGEKAWKTQPVPSLPLPYARQSNALTENDINPHSENREELLQRFRTYKKGFYDPPSKQGTIIFPGFDGGGEWGGAAADPDGILYVNSNEMAWILTMVDKPAATQMANASPGERIYLTTCASCHGVDRKGNPQSNFPSLVGIEKKRDKGYVTQIITAGKGMMPGFTALSAEQKQALVAYLFGDEKKEMGAAAGTYKPVQLPYTITGYNKFLDNKGLPAIGPPWGTLNAINLNTGEYLWQVPLGEEPALVAKGIRNTGVENYGGPVITASGLLFIAATKDGMFRAFDKRTGEVLWETKLPAASFATPATYMADGKQYIVLACGGTKLGTPKGNQYVAFALPD; from the coding sequence ATGAAACGAATACTACCTTTTTCCCTGCTCGGACTACTCATCTGCGTGCTCGTTGCCTTCCTCCTCACCGATGTAGAACCTGCGGGCGATGATTGGCCCGAATACCTCGGCGGGCCCGACCGCAACCACTATTCTACGCTGACCGACATTGGCCCGGATAATGTCACCAAACTCAAGATCGCCTGGCGGTATTTCACCCCCGATTCCGGGCAAATGCAAGTCAGCCCCATCGTCATCGATGGCGTGTTGTACGGCGTTACGTCCAGTGTGCAGGCTTTTGCGCTGAATGCCGCTACCGGTAAAGAAATCTGGCGCTTTGGCGACCCGCTCAAAAGTTGGGAGAGCACCAGTCGTGGCGTCACCTACTGGCGTGACGGCGAGGATCAACGTATTCTTTACACCGTTGGACCCAACCTCTGGGCACTCAACGCCAAAACGGGCAAACCCATTAGCAGTTTTGGCGATGGTGGCAAAGTAGACCTGCATACGGGATTGCCCGAGGTTTCACAAAAAAAATCGATCGTTTCCAATACGCCAGGTACGCTGTTTGAAGATTTAATCATCATGCCCCTACGCCTCTCCGAAGGAGCAGATGCGGCACCTGGCGACATTCGCGCTTTCAATGTACGTACCGGAAAATTGGAGTGGACTTTCCACACCATTCCTTATCCGGGTGAATATGGGTACAAAACCTTCCCCAAGGACGCCTACAAAAACACCTATACCGGAGCCGCCAACAACTGGGCAGGGATGTCCATCGACCGCAAACGCGGCATTGTGTACGTACCCACTGGTTCGGCCGGTTTTGATTTTTACGGGGGTAACCGCAAAGGACAAAACCTGTTTGCCAATTGCCTGCTGGCCCTGGATGCCCGCACGGGCAAACGAATCTGGCATTACCAGACTACTCACCACGACATCTGGGACCGCGATTTACCCGCTCCTCCCAATTTGGTGACGCTGCAAATGGGTGGGAAAACAATTGATGCCGTAGCGCAAATTTCTAAACAAGGTTTTGTTTTTGTATTTGATCGCGTAACTGGTAAACCGCTGTTTCCCATCAACGAAGTACCTGTTGCACCCTCTGATTTAAAAGGGGAAAAGGCCTGGAAAACCCAACCTGTCCCAAGTTTACCGCTGCCCTATGCCCGTCAATCGAATGCCTTGACCGAAAACGACATCAACCCTCATTCCGAAAACCGGGAGGAGTTGTTGCAACGATTCAGAACCTATAAGAAAGGTTTTTATGATCCACCCAGCAAACAAGGGACGATCATTTTTCCAGGTTTTGACGGTGGTGGCGAATGGGGTGGTGCAGCAGCCGATCCCGATGGGATTTTGTACGTCAACAGCAACGAGATGGCCTGGATACTCACCATGGTAGACAAACCCGCAGCAACCCAAATGGCCAACGCCAGCCCGGGTGAACGAATTTACCTGACGACATGTGCTTCTTGTCATGGGGTGGATCGAAAAGGAAACCCCCAAAGCAATTTTCCTTCCCTGGTTGGCATTGAAAAAAAACGTGATAAGGGGTATGTGACCCAAATTATTACCGCAGGCAAGGGGATGATGCCCGGTTTTACTGCCCTTTCAGCCGAACAAAAACAGGCCTTGGTCGCCTATTTGTTCGGCGATGAGAAAAAGGAAATGGGCGCAGCCGCCGGGACTTATAAGCCGGTGCAACTGCCTTACACCATTACGGGCTACAACAAATTTTTGGACAACAAGGGGCTACCCGCCATCGGCCCGCCCTGGGGAACCCTCAACGCCATCAACCTGAACACGGGAGAATACCTCTGGCAAGTTCCGCTCGGCGAAGAACCTGCACTGGTGGCCAAAGGCATCCGCAATACGGGGGTGGAAAACTACGGCGGACCGGTGATCACCGCGAGTGGTTTGCTCTTCATCGCCGCTACCAAAGACGGCATGTTCCGGGCGTTTGACAAACGTACGGGTGAGGTGCTTTGGGAAACCAAGTTGCCCGCAGCTTCGTTTGCGACGCCCGCTACCTACATGGCCGATGGCAAACAGTACATCGTGCTGGCTTGTGGGGGTACCAAGTTGGGTACACCAAAGGGGAATCAATACGTGGCTTTTGCCTTGCCTGATTAA
- a CDS encoding nuclear transport factor 2 family protein, with translation MKKTILCLLFAGLAAAGFAQSKAEQQVADAVSAWRKAMIDADKTALDGLLAAELSYGHSSGKIEDKAMLLTSISTGQSDFITMDLTEQTIKMAGKTAIVRHKLAGDIQDGGKPGNVKLLVLQIWQKQGAGWKLLARQAVRQP, from the coding sequence ATGAAAAAAACAATCCTCTGCCTGCTTTTTGCTGGCTTAGCCGCCGCAGGTTTTGCCCAATCCAAGGCCGAACAACAAGTGGCCGACGCCGTATCTGCCTGGCGCAAAGCCATGATCGACGCGGATAAAACTGCCCTGGACGGCCTTTTGGCCGCAGAACTCAGCTACGGCCATTCATCTGGTAAAATTGAAGACAAGGCCATGCTCCTTACCTCCATTTCCACCGGACAATCGGACTTCATCACGATGGATCTGACCGAACAAACCATCAAAATGGCCGGCAAAACGGCCATAGTACGCCACAAACTGGCTGGCGACATCCAGGATGGGGGTAAACCCGGTAACGTCAAATTGTTGGTGTTACAGATTTGGCAAAAACAGGGAGCGGGCTGGAAATTACTGGCGCGGCAGGCCGTGCGGCAGCCCTGA
- a CDS encoding competence/damage-inducible protein A — MKISILTVGDEILIGQIVDTNSAWMGQQLNLTGARVVTIITVGDTMEAIHTGLREALEQADVILMTGGLGPTKDDITKKALSEYMGVDMVFHELTFQRITKMFEVWGRPMNEAHRLQCYMPANAEILTNKMGTAPGMWMEYAGKVIVSMPGVPYEMQYLMENEVLPKLRQKFQGQPIAHRTILTVGEGESHIAEKLEDFEEGLPEGFKLAYLPHIAQVRLRITGSLADEATLHRILDEKAEIIRSRFADIIYGFGTDTLEGAIGVMLKERGLKLATAESCTGGYLAHRITSVAGASDYFVGSVIAYANEVKMQVLGVSAATLDTHGAVSEQTVIEMAEGAVKVLPADIAISISGIAGPGGGSDTKPVGLAWIAVSNGQKTRTFSIRAGKDRDKNIQYFTIHALNQIRQFLKQL, encoded by the coding sequence ATGAAAATCTCAATCCTAACCGTCGGCGATGAAATCCTCATTGGGCAAATTGTCGATACGAATTCGGCCTGGATGGGCCAACAACTCAACCTTACTGGTGCTCGTGTCGTGACGATCATCACCGTAGGGGACACCATGGAGGCCATCCATACCGGCTTGCGCGAAGCCCTGGAACAGGCTGATGTCATCCTGATGACGGGTGGTCTGGGGCCAACCAAAGACGACATCACCAAAAAAGCCCTGTCCGAATACATGGGGGTAGACATGGTTTTTCACGAGCTCACCTTCCAGCGCATCACCAAGATGTTTGAGGTGTGGGGTCGCCCTATGAACGAAGCCCACCGCCTCCAGTGCTACATGCCCGCCAATGCAGAGATTTTGACCAATAAAATGGGCACTGCTCCCGGCATGTGGATGGAATACGCAGGCAAAGTCATCGTGTCGATGCCCGGGGTGCCGTACGAGATGCAGTACCTCATGGAAAATGAAGTGCTGCCCAAATTGAGGCAAAAATTCCAGGGGCAACCCATTGCGCATCGCACCATTCTTACGGTGGGAGAAGGAGAAAGTCATATTGCCGAAAAACTGGAAGATTTCGAAGAGGGTCTGCCCGAAGGTTTTAAATTGGCTTACCTGCCCCACATTGCCCAAGTGCGCCTGCGCATTACGGGTTCGCTTGCCGATGAAGCCACCTTACACCGGATTTTGGACGAAAAAGCCGAGATCATCAGGTCGCGTTTTGCCGACATCATCTACGGTTTTGGCACCGATACCCTGGAGGGTGCCATTGGCGTGATGCTCAAAGAACGGGGTTTAAAATTGGCTACTGCTGAAAGTTGTACTGGTGGCTACCTCGCACACCGCATCACTTCCGTGGCTGGCGCATCGGATTATTTTGTGGGCAGCGTCATTGCTTATGCCAACGAAGTCAAAATGCAGGTGCTGGGGGTAAGCGCTGCAACCCTGGATACCCACGGCGCGGTCAGTGAACAGACCGTGATCGAAATGGCCGAAGGGGCCGTCAAGGTACTACCTGCCGATATCGCCATTTCCATTTCAGGGATTGCCGGCCCCGGCGGTGGCTCCGATACCAAGCCGGTCGGACTGGCCTGGATAGCGGTCAGCAACGGCCAAAAGACCAGAACTTTCAGCATTCGGGCGGGAAAAGACCGGGATAAAAACATCCAGTATTTCACGATTCATGCTTTGAACCAGATCAGACAATTCTTAAAGCAGCTCTAG
- a CDS encoding dihydrolipoamide acetyltransferase family protein, with translation MAQFELIMPKMGESIMEATILKWVKNVGDQIELDETIVEIATDKVDSEVPSPVAGKVVQVLFAENDTVPIGKVIALIETESTTAEPKASPALAEPTPQINGQTPAAAASNGAPASSAQPIGKGEGSRFYSPLVRNIAQQENISLQELELITGSGMQGRVTKKDIFSYLEDRKEGPASSPAIKPGTAPSKGSPVQVNYTAPAVSLDGNVEIIEMDRMRKLIAEHMVMSKHVSPHVTSFVEVDVTNIVKWREKVKDVFQKKYNEKITYTPVFIEAVARAIRDFPMINISVDGTNIVVRKDVNIGMAAALPSGNLIVPVIKGADQLNLTGLTKSVNDLANRARNNQLKPEDIQGGTFTITNVGTFGNVMGTPIINQPQVAIMAVGAIRKKPAVLETEYGDIIAVRHMMFLSMSYDHRVVDGFLGGSFLKRVADYLEGFDVERAV, from the coding sequence ATGGCGCAGTTCGAATTGATCATGCCCAAGATGGGGGAAAGCATCATGGAGGCCACCATCCTGAAATGGGTGAAAAACGTGGGCGATCAGATAGAGTTGGACGAAACCATCGTGGAGATCGCTACGGACAAAGTAGACTCTGAAGTGCCCTCACCCGTTGCGGGCAAAGTGGTTCAGGTGCTTTTTGCCGAAAACGACACCGTGCCCATCGGCAAGGTCATTGCCCTGATTGAAACAGAAAGTACTACCGCCGAACCCAAGGCTTCACCAGCCCTGGCGGAACCGACTCCGCAGATCAATGGCCAAACTCCGGCTGCCGCAGCCAGCAATGGCGCACCGGCCAGCAGCGCTCAGCCAATCGGAAAAGGGGAAGGGAGCCGTTTTTACTCGCCTCTGGTGCGCAACATCGCCCAACAGGAAAACATCAGCCTACAAGAACTGGAGCTGATTACGGGTTCCGGCATGCAGGGCCGCGTCACCAAAAAAGACATCTTTTCTTATTTGGAAGACCGCAAAGAAGGCCCGGCCAGCAGCCCGGCTATCAAGCCCGGCACCGCGCCCAGCAAAGGCAGCCCGGTTCAGGTGAACTACACCGCTCCCGCAGTCAGCCTGGATGGCAATGTGGAAATTATAGAAATGGACCGCATGCGCAAACTCATCGCCGAGCACATGGTGATGTCGAAGCACGTGTCGCCGCACGTCACCTCCTTTGTGGAAGTAGACGTGACCAACATCGTCAAGTGGCGCGAAAAGGTCAAAGACGTTTTTCAGAAAAAATACAACGAAAAAATCACCTATACGCCGGTATTCATTGAGGCGGTAGCCCGTGCCATCCGCGATTTTCCGATGATCAACATCTCGGTGGACGGCACCAACATCGTCGTACGCAAGGATGTGAACATCGGCATGGCCGCCGCGCTGCCCAGTGGCAACCTGATCGTGCCCGTCATCAAAGGGGCCGACCAACTGAACCTCACGGGTTTAACCAAATCGGTGAACGATCTAGCCAACCGCGCCCGTAACAACCAACTCAAACCGGAAGACATCCAGGGTGGTACTTTTACCATCACCAACGTGGGTACCTTTGGCAACGTGATGGGCACCCCCATCATCAATCAGCCACAAGTGGCCATAATGGCAGTTGGAGCCATTCGCAAAAAACCGGCGGTACTGGAAACGGAGTACGGCGACATCATCGCGGTGCGCCACATGATGTTCCTCTCGATGTCTTATGACCACCGCGTGGTGGATGGTTTCCTCGGGGGATCCTTCCTGAAGCGCGTGGCGGATTATTTGGAGGGATTTGATGTGGAGCGGGCGGTGTGA